The sequence below is a genomic window from Nocardia fluminea.
AGGCGGCTTGGACGATGTTGTCGGGCACCCGGTCGACGCTAGTCACTGATCAGGGCATGCCCTGTTCCGTCCACCGTTTGTGATGGGAAGACCCGGGTAGTCGAATGTAGGGAGCCGTTTTCCCAGTCGTAGACACGAAGGGATCGACGATGCCGATCAAGCCTGTTCGACGCATTGCTCGCGCACTGCTGGGGACCACATTCGTGGCCGCGGGAGTGAACGGGTTGATGAATCAGAAGCCCCGCGCCGCCGCCGCGAACGCGCTGGCCGACAAGGGCAGGACCGGCCTGCCCGACGCGCTGGCCGCACGGGTGCCCGACGATCCGAGTCAATTCGTGCGCGTCAACTCCGCGGCGCAGGTGGTCGGTGGATTGTTGCTGGCCACCGGACGAGCGCCGCGTCCGGCCGCGCTCGTGCTCGCCGCGACCGTGGTGCCGGGGACCGTCACCGAGCAGGACTTCTGGGCCGAGACCGACCCGGACCGCAAGGCCGCCAAGCGCGTGGGATTCCTGAAGGATCTCGGGTTGCTCGGTGGACTGATGATCGCCGCGGCCGACACCGAGGGCAAGCCGTCGCTGGGCTGGCGGGCACGGCGGGCGTTCAAACGCGAGGAACCCCGCATCGCCGCCGAAGGCGCGGCCATCGCGGCCGCGGCCAAGGTTCGTGGCGCGCATCTCGCCGATGTCGCCCACGAGCAGGGCTCGCATCTGGCGGAGGTCGCGAACGAGCGCGGCACCGCGCTGGCCGAGATCGCCCGTGAACGCGGGCCGCAGCTGGCCGACGCGGTGCGAACCCGTGGCGCGCATCTGCTGGAGGTGGCCAAGGACCGTGGCCCCGAGGTGGCCGACGCGGTGCGGACCCGCGGCGCGCACCTGGTCGAGGTGGCCAAGGATCGCGGTCCCGAGGTGGCCGAGGCGGCGCGCACTCGCGGTGCCCAGATCGCCGACGTCGCCAAGGAAAAGGGCCCGGAGCTGGCCGAAGCCGCGCGCGAACGAGGCACGAATCTGGTCGATACCGCACGCGAACGCGGTGCGGAGCTGGCCGCGGCCGCACGCGAACGCGAGGAGATCGCGGTTCCCGCGCGCCGGTGGTCGAGGCGATAGAACCGGAAAACTCAGAGGGCGGCCGAGCCCACGGCGATGTGGCGAACTCGGCCGATCTGTCCCTGCTGCCCCGAAAATCGTGGTCTGGCGCTCCCACCTGTTGTGGCACACCATAAAGCC
It includes:
- a CDS encoding DoxX family protein is translated as MPIKPVRRIARALLGTTFVAAGVNGLMNQKPRAAAANALADKGRTGLPDALAARVPDDPSQFVRVNSAAQVVGGLLLATGRAPRPAALVLAATVVPGTVTEQDFWAETDPDRKAAKRVGFLKDLGLLGGLMIAAADTEGKPSLGWRARRAFKREEPRIAAEGAAIAAAAKVRGAHLADVAHEQGSHLAEVANERGTALAEIARERGPQLADAVRTRGAHLLEVAKDRGPEVADAVRTRGAHLVEVAKDRGPEVAEAARTRGAQIADVAKEKGPELAEAARERGTNLVDTARERGAELAAAAREREEIAVPARRWSRR